DNA from Deltaproteobacteria bacterium:
TCGTCGTGTTGAAGTCCCTGTCCTGGACGAAGATGTCGGATTTCAGGTTTGTGTCGACACCCGCCCCCACCAGGTTCTCCGCCCTCGATTCGAACGCGACGAAGCGACCGCTCGAACTGATGGAGGGGAAGAAGCTCGAGTCGTCGGCGTTCGAGACCTTCAGGCTGAAGGTCCCGTTGATCCGGCTGGCGACCGTTATGTCCGCCGTCTGCCGGTCGTAGACGAAGATGTCGTAACTCGAATTGTTGTCGTTCCCCGCGCCGGTAAGGTCGGAGGCAAGGGACGAGAATGCGACGAAGCGGCCGGTCTGGCTCATAGCGATCCCGAGGTCGCCGCTGTTGTTGTTGCCGCCGACCCTGGTGACGCCGCTGAAGAAGGACGTCCCGCCGCCGCCCCCTCCTCCGCCGCCGCAGCCGGCCAGGCCGAGTGCGGAGATTACGACCGCCGCCAGAAACCAGCTCCATTTGCCAATGCTTTCTCGTCTCATGGTTATCTCCTCTCCCTTACTGGACGGTCAGATTCTCGAACCGATGCTCTCCGATCACCACCGTAACCTTGTCCCCCGGGGAAACCTCGTACCCGGCGGCGTTGAACAATATGAAATAGGTGCGGCCCGTTTCCGGCCTCAGCGTGTTCTGCCGCAATCTGCCCACTCTCGTCTCCGGAACGTTCAGTTTCGCTCCCGTGGCATGGTGAACCAGGTAGGCGGGCGTACCGCGCAACAGCAAGGGAGCCGCCTTCTCCGGGTCGATTACCCGATACCGGAAATCGAGCATCCGTCCCGCAACCGTCCTCCGCAGACTGACGGGTTCCACTCCCGACCGGTCCTCTACACGGAGCGCCGGGGCTTCCTTCGCGGCGGCCGGTGGAGCTTTCGGCGCAGTCGCGCAACCCACGGCCAGGACGGCGGTTATCGCCGCTGCGGCGATGTGTATGCGATATTTCCATGACATCTCCAGTGTCCCCTCCTTACGGAAATGGAACCGGGGCCGTGGCGGACCCGCCTGCGCCCGTCACCGTCACCGTGTCGGGCTTCGCCGGAAGCCGCATAACTTCCGCCTCGTAAAGGTCGAGCCCCGAGCGATAGACCAGCGGCACGGGTGCGGAGGCGCCAGGCCACGTGACGGTCATGCTGTCCGTGCCCGCGGCGGCGCCGGAGGTCGCCCGCACGATCAGGCGCTCTCCTCCGACGAAGTCGGTGCTGACGATCGCCAGAGGAGTGGTTGCGCCCACCACCGCCGATGTAACGGGAACAGGGGGCGACCAGTTCCCCTCGGAATCCTGGCTGCGGATCCAGATGGTGTTGTCGGCGGGGATCGCCGAGGTCGGGACGTACGCCGCAAGATCGCTTACCGCGGCAGTTCCGAACGTCCCCGTCATCGGGTTTCCATATCCCTCCCGAACGGTTTTATCCGAAATCCACTCGGCCGCCACGACGTTGCTGTTGCCGGTGGCGCTGTCGTCCGCCGTCGCGGCGAGAACAACAGGGGATATACCCGAGGAAGGATCGAACGAAGCAGGCGCGGTGACCGGTCCCGTCACGTCGGCCCCCTGCACCCCCAGGAACGTGAGATAGCCGCCGGGATATGCCCCGTTATTGTTCACGTAGAGCCGCCGGTCGACGACCGGGACTTTCTTCGCCGGGGCCGAAGGCACCAAAAGGACGTCCTTGGTCTTACCCGGGGGAAGGAATACGGTATGGTGCCTCCCCGGGTAGGGGAGAAGGTTTCCGTCCTCGCCGATGACCGATACATAGGTATTCATGAAAGACGGAGCGTGCGCATTCAGGTCCGCGTTCAGGAATCGGAGGAGGGTCCCGTTGCCGCCCGGAGGTCCGATCGGCAGCGGGTCATGATGATTGACAAGAGGATCCACCTGGTTTTGATACGGCTTCCCGTTGACAAGGAAATACTTCGGCTCGTATTCGAACGTGGTGGGGAGGACATCGGTGCCGTAAGTATTATCGACTACCGCGTTGTGAAGGAACGGGTCGATCGCGCTGTAGAGGAGCACGAGTTCGTTATCGAAAGTCGTGTTCGGGTTCGTGGCAGTCGGCGGATAAGCCTGCGCCGGATCCGCAGGGCGCACGATCAGTGCGCCGTAGATCCCCATCTGGACCTGGACGGAGGGGTCGGCGCCGCTTTGATAGAGGAACGTCCCCGATTTCGACAGCGTGAACCGGTAAGTACGCGTGCCGTTGTCGGCGGGCGTCA
Protein-coding regions in this window:
- a CDS encoding multicopper oxidase domain-containing protein; the protein is MRTHALRKIGVVLLAAAFLAATAGVASSVTYTLRVAADNAVMPDNAVIPVWKIANAGTDNVLGFPGPTLVGTVGDDLVVTLINELPSDNTVIGTGNGISLVIPGLGMPVVENPPGTPLAQQGPVFVTPVVDNVSLPPRVVSFTQMTPADNGTRTYRFTLSKSGTFLYQSGADPSVQVQMGIYGALIVRPADPAQAYPPTATNPNTTFDNELVLLYSAIDPFLHNAVVDNTYGTDVLPTTFEYEPKYFLVNGKPYQNQVDPLVNHHDPLPIGPPGGNGTLLRFLNADLNAHAPSFMNTYVSVIGEDGNLLPYPGRHHTVFLPPGKTKDVLLVPSAPAKKVPVVDRRLYVNNNGAYPGGYLTFLGVQGADVTGPVTAPASFDPSSGISPVVLAATADDSATGNSNVVAAEWISDKTVREGYGNPMTGTFGTAAVSDLAAYVPTSAIPADNTIWIRSQDSEGNWSPPVPVTSAVVGATTPLAIVSTDFVGGERLIVRATSGAAAGTDSMTVTWPGASAPVPLVYRSGLDLYEAEVMRLPAKPDTVTVTGAGGSATAPVPFP